A section of the Labrus bergylta chromosome 21, fLabBer1.1, whole genome shotgun sequence genome encodes:
- the LOC109987430 gene encoding integrin alpha-M: MAWMITSAVFLTVFKAALCFNIDPVAWKTFEEDAEGFGYQVVQRNSDLLVSAPLEQYSQTGRGVIYKCSTTSCARLSLSTQQIAVNMSLGLEMANDPKTQKTLVCGPTIPKDCRSITMYDGVCLEISKNDQFLRSMPSSPIECQAQADITFLLDGSGSVKHWDFTKMKTFVKEMIKLFQGKDTKFAIAQFSHRFQIHNFFSTFDATSWIHQIDNIQQLEGGTYTADAIRRVVQEIFIESKGSRKDVKRVLIIITDGESNDKYNLNKAIQLANDKKIVRFAIGVGNAFNSADAKNELERISSSPSADHVFRVGNFDALDKIRETLQEKIFSIEGSQTAGETLKREMSQGGLSAAYASQGIRMSIVGANQWKGGFDKYSSTSQRKSYEPDNILPDSYLGYSMAVAETRQGSLTIVGAPRHGHVGAVMAIQENNAEQMIDPTKYQFQSGEYFGAEVCAMDLDRDTYTDLILISAPMYVDDDREGRVYVCHLTGLKVDCHLDSPLVLGGAESEKGRFGSSLAVLPDLNNDGLHDLAVGAPLENDMKGSIYLFHGEGGHRGINPDFSQRITGSEVKSRLMFFGMSISQSSFDQSEDALPDLAVGSKGKVVLLRSKPIVMVEATITYKPNQVSTQNSDCLVPLQNTAKICFQMTKNSKVETAQARINYTLTLDATRRAPNNRAFIRDKIREETRSIILILPQQQCNNIDFFVQACPVDALNELRNELRFTFEGLLSNTGLSPSLAQQAQTTNYYPLGFEINCGNDGKCVDNMKVDFNFTRSSEVRVGIDELLDVTVSMENSGENSYNTHAILTYPAGLSFRKFTILQGRIECNSLDSEDGLSRGKTDCTIDQPIFKSGTTALVIVSYGIESNSQLGNNIYFTANATSGNLEHSPSSKLYKKKDIGVKYSIFATIESSLSYRNFTYGKNDLQKPVQQTISVANDIRALNFQVVIRVPVKLGDKDIWVDSSSFQIPGCQREMDVNSQVTDFIVQTQKNKIVDCSVAICGVFKCKTFIGRLESKKYQISANLSSQWIEQIGLQSAKFILTSTATLEYNTSQYIFFSTGSSNTAPVRKIEMVVEVYAEPDFTKEIVGGSLGGLALLALLTAGLYKAGFFKSKYNQMITADAGEGGSPGGEEALSP, from the exons ATGGCATGGATGATTACTTCTGCAGTATTCCTGACAG TGTTTAAAGCTGCACTTTGTTTTAATATCGACCCTGTGGCCTGGAAGACCTTTGAAGAGGATGCTGAAGGTTTTGGATACCAGGTTGTGCAGAGAAACTCTGA CCTGCTGGTCAGTGCTCCTCTTGAACAATATTCTCAGACAGGAAGAGGTGTAATCTATAAATGTTCCACCACTTCCTGTGCAAGACTGTCACTTTCAA cGCAACAAATTGCAGTCAACATGTCCCTTGGTCTGGAAATGGCAAATGATCccaagacacaaaaaacattg GTGTGTGGACCAACCATCCCAAAAGACTGCCGAAGTATCACCATGTATGACGGTGTATGCTTAGAAATATCCAAGAATGATCAGTTCCTACGTTCAATGCCCTCTTCCCCTATAG AGTGTCAAGCCCAAGCAGACATCACATTCCTGTTGGATGGCTCAGGCAGTGTAAAGCACTGGGATTTTACCAAGATGAAGACTTTTGTAAAGGAAATGATCAAATTGTTCCAGGGTAAAGACACAAag TTTGCCATCGCCCAGTTCTCCCATAGGTTCCAAATCCATAATTTCTTCAGTACATTTGATGCTACAAGTTGGATTCATCAAATTGACAACATACAACAGCTTGAAGGGGGTACATATACAGCAGATGCCATCAGACGTGTTGT acAGGAGATCTTTATTGAAAGTAAAGGTTCAAGGAAAGATGTGAAGAGAGTTTTGATCATCATTACAGATGGAGAATCTAATGACAAATATAACTTGAACAAAGCAATACAATTAGCTAATGATAAAAAGATAGTTCGATTTGCCATTGGG GTTGGGAATGCATTTAATTCAGCGGATGCCAAAAACGAACTGGAGAGGATTTCATCTTCTCCTTCAGCAGACCATGTGTTCAGGGTGGGAAACTTTGATGCGCTTGATAAAATAAGAGAGACTTTGCAGGAGAAAATCTTCTCCATTGAAG GATCTCAAACGGCCGGAGAGACACTGAAAAGAGAAATGTCTCAAGGTGGATTAAGTGCAGCTTATGCTTCTCAG GGAATACGGATGAGTATCGTTGGCGCTAACCAGTGGAAGGGAGGCTTTGATAAATACTCATCCACATCCCAACGCAAAAGCTATGAACCTGACAACATTTTGCCTGACAGTTACCTGG GTTACTCCATGGCAGTTGCTGAAACCAGGCAAGGCTCTTTGACAATTGTTGGCGCTCCAAGACATGGTCATGTAGGAGCTGTGATGGCAATTCAAGAAAACAACGCTGAGCAAATGATCGACCCAACCAAATATCAG TTTCAGAGTGGAGAATATTTTGGGGCTGAGGTTTGTGCAATGGATTTGGATCGTGACACCTACACTGATCTAATCCTCATATCGGCCCCGATGTACGTAGACGATGACAGAGAGGGAAGAGTTTATGTTTGCCACTTAACTGGTTTG AAAGTGGACTGTCACTTAGATTCTCCATTGGTACTGGGAGGGGCTGAATCTGAGAAAGGAAGGTTTGGGTCTTCCCTTGCCGTATTGCCTGATCTGAACAATGATGGTCTCCATGATTTGGCTGTTGGTGCACCTTTGGAAAATGACATGAAAGGCAGTATCTACCTATTTCATGGCGAGGGAGGACACAGAGGAATTAATCCTGATTTCTCACAG agAATCACTGGTTCTGAAGTCAAGTCACGACTGATGTTCTTTGGCATGTCGATCAGTCAGTCGTCTTTTGACCAGAGTGAGGACGCCCTGCCAGACCTAGCAGTGGGCTCAAAGGGCAAAGTTGTTCTACTAAG ATCGAAGCCAATAGTGATGGTTGAAGCTACGATAACATACAAGCCAAACCAAGTCTCCACTCAAAACTCAGACTGCTTAGTACCATTGCAAAACACGGCTAAAATCTGCTTTCAGATGACCAAAAACTCTAAAGTGGAAACAG CTCAAGCAAGGATCAACTACACTCTTACGCTGGATGCCACCCGCAGGGCGCCAAACAACCGAGCTTTTATCAGAGATAAAATACGAGAGGAGACCAGATCAATTATTCTTATTTTACCGCAACAGCAGTGCAACAATATTGACTTCTTTGTTCAG GCTTGTCCAGTGGATGCTCTAAATGAACTGCGTAATGAACTCAGGTTCACCTTTGAAGGCTTGCTCTCTAACACAGGTCTTAGCCCAAGTCTTGCCCAACAGGCTCAGACAACAAACTATTATCCT TTAGGATTTGAGATCAACTGTGGCAATGACGGCAAATGTGTAGATAACATGAAAGTGGATTTCAACTTTACTAG ATCTTCAGAGGTTAGAGTTGGCATCGATGAACTGTTGGATGTCACTGTCTCAATGGAAAACTCAGGGGAAAACTCCTACAACACTCATGCCATTCTAACTTACCCGGCTGGACTCTCCTTCAGGAAGTTTACGATTTTGCAG ggAAGAATTGAGTGCAATTCATTGGACAGTGAGGATGGTTTATCACGAGGAAAGACAGACTGCACTATTGACCAGCCCATTTTCAAGAGTGGCACTacg GCTCTTGTCATTGTCTCCTATGGGATTGAATCCAACAGTCAACTTGGCaacaatatatattttactgCAAATGCTACCAG TGGGAATCTGGAGCACTCCCCCTCAAGTAaactctacaaaaaaaaagatattggtGTGAAGTACAGCATTTTTGCAACAATTGAAAG TTCCCTCAGCTACAGAAATTTCACTTATGGAAAAAATGACTTGCAGAAACCAGTCCAGCAAACAATTTCG GTCGCAAATGATATCAGAGCTCTGAATTTCCAAGTAGTGATCAGGGTGCCTGTAAAACTTGGTGATAAAGACATCTGGGTGGATTCAAGCAGTTTTCAG attcCGGGCTGTCAAAGAGAAATGGATGTGAACTCTCAAGTCACAGATTTCAttgtacaaacacagaaaaataagaTAGTG GACTGCTCTGTTGCCATatgtggtgtgttcaagtgcaaaaCATTCATTGGAAGACTGGAGAGTAAAAAGTATCAAATCTCTGCCAACCTGAGCTCTCAATGGATAGAACAG ATTGGACTTCAATCTGCCAAATTTATCTTGACCAGCACAGCCACTCTGGAGTACAACACAAGCcagtacattttcttttcaacagGATCTAGTAACACTGCCCCTGTTCGCAAG atTGAGATGGTGGTAGAGGTGTATGCTGAACCTGACTTCACCAAAGAGATTGTTGGAGGATCTCTGGGAGGGCTGGCTCTACTGGCTTTACTCACTGCTGGCCTATATAAG GCTGGCTTTTTCAAGAGTAAGtacaatcagatgataacagcggatgcaggagaaggagggagtcCAGGTGGTGAAGAAGCCCTCTCACCATAA